A portion of the Meriones unguiculatus strain TT.TT164.6M chromosome 11, Bangor_MerUng_6.1, whole genome shotgun sequence genome contains these proteins:
- the Trim11 gene encoding E3 ubiquitin-protein ligase TRIM11 isoform X2 — MAAPDLSTNLQEEATCAICLDYFTDPVMTDCGHNFCRECIQRCWGQTEGPYACPECRELSAQRNLRPNRPLAKMAEMARRLHPPSPVPQGVCAAHREPLAAFCGEDLCLLCPTCERSEHWAHRVRPLQEAADDLKKMVESQRQNVLGEFERLRRLLAEEEQRLLQKLEKEELEVLPRLREGASRLGQQSTQLAALIAELESRCQLPALELLQDIKDALCRVQDVKLQPPAVVPMELRTVCRVPGLVETLRRFRGDITLDPDTANPELVLSEDRRSVQRSDQRQALPDSPERFDPGPCVLGQERITSGRHYWEVEVGDRTSWALGVCKENVNRKEKGELSAGNGFWILVFLGSFYNSTEPAFFPLRDPPKRVGIFLDYEAGHLSFYSATDGSLLFIFPETPFSGTLRPLFSPLSSSPTPMTICRLIGVPGDTLGPQ, encoded by the exons ATGGCCGCCCCAGACCTGTCCACCAACCTCCAGGAGGAAGCCACCTGCGCCATCTGCCTCGATTACTTCACCGACCCGGTGATGACCGACTGCGGCCACAACTTCTGCCGCGAGTGCATCCAGCGTTGCTGGGGCCAGACCGAGGGCCCGTACGCGTGCCCCGAGTGCCGCGAGCTGTCGGCGCAGAGGAACCTGCGGCCCAATCGCCCGCTCGCCAAGATGGCAGAAATGGCCCGGCGCCTGCACCCGCCGTCGCCCGTCCCGCAGGGCGTGTGCGCGGCGCACCGCGAGCCGCTGGCCGCCTTCTGCGGCGAGGACCTCTGCCTGCTGTGCCCCACCTGCGAGCGCTCGGAGCACTGGGCCCACCGGGTGCGGCCGCTGCAGGAGGCAGCCGACGACCTCAAG AAGATGGTGGAGAGCCAGAGGCAGAATGTGCTGGGCGAGTTTGAGAGGCTGCGCCGCCTGTTGGCAGAGGAGGAGCAGCGGCTGCTGCAGAAGCTGgagaaggaggagctggaggtTCTGCCCCGGCTGCGCGAAGGCGCCTCGAGGCTTGGCCAGCAAAGCACGCAGCTGGCAGCCCTCATCGCGGAGCTTGAGAGCCGCTGCCAGCTGCCCGCCTTGGAGTTACTGCAG GACATTAAGGACGCCCTGTGCAG GGTGCAGGATGTGAAGCTGCAGCCTCCAGCAGTGGTGCCCATGGAGCTGAGGACCGTGTGCCGGGTCCCAGGGCTGGTGGAGACCCTGCGGAGGTTCCGAG GGGACATAACCCTGGACCCAGATACTGCCAACCCGGAGCTGGTCTTATCTGAGGACCGGAGGAGTGTACAGCGCAGCGACCAGCGCCAAGCCCTGCCTGACAGCCCGGAGCGTTTTGACCCAGGCCCCTGTGTGCTGGGCCAGGAGCGCATTACCTCTGGCCGCCACTACTGGGAGGTAGAAGTCGGGGACCGCACCAGCTGGGCACTCGGTGTGTGTAAAGAAAACGTCAacaggaaggaaaagggggagCTGTCAGCTGGCAACGGATTCTGGATCCTGGTGTTCCTAGGGAGTTTCTATAATTCCACCGAGCCGGCCTTCTTTCCACTACGAGACCCTCCCAAGCGTGTGGGGATTTTTCTGGACTATGAAGCTGGCCATCTCTCATTCTACAGTGCCACAGATGGGTCACTGCTGTTTATCTTCCCTGAGACCCCCTTCTCAGGTACACTCCGACCCCTCTTCTCACCCTTGTCTAGCAGCCCAACCCCTATGACCATCTGCAGGTTGATAGGCGTACCTGGGGACACCCTTGGTCCCCAGTGA
- the Trim11 gene encoding E3 ubiquitin-protein ligase TRIM11 isoform X1 produces MAAPDLSTNLQEEATCAICLDYFTDPVMTDCGHNFCRECIQRCWGQTEGPYACPECRELSAQRNLRPNRPLAKMAEMARRLHPPSPVPQGVCAAHREPLAAFCGEDLCLLCPTCERSEHWAHRVRPLQEAADDLKGRLEKSLEHLRKQMEEAMLFQVQAEETCALWQKMVESQRQNVLGEFERLRRLLAEEEQRLLQKLEKEELEVLPRLREGASRLGQQSTQLAALIAELESRCQLPALELLQDIKDALCRVQDVKLQPPAVVPMELRTVCRVPGLVETLRRFRGDITLDPDTANPELVLSEDRRSVQRSDQRQALPDSPERFDPGPCVLGQERITSGRHYWEVEVGDRTSWALGVCKENVNRKEKGELSAGNGFWILVFLGSFYNSTEPAFFPLRDPPKRVGIFLDYEAGHLSFYSATDGSLLFIFPETPFSGTLRPLFSPLSSSPTPMTICRLIGVPGDTLGPQ; encoded by the exons ATGGCCGCCCCAGACCTGTCCACCAACCTCCAGGAGGAAGCCACCTGCGCCATCTGCCTCGATTACTTCACCGACCCGGTGATGACCGACTGCGGCCACAACTTCTGCCGCGAGTGCATCCAGCGTTGCTGGGGCCAGACCGAGGGCCCGTACGCGTGCCCCGAGTGCCGCGAGCTGTCGGCGCAGAGGAACCTGCGGCCCAATCGCCCGCTCGCCAAGATGGCAGAAATGGCCCGGCGCCTGCACCCGCCGTCGCCCGTCCCGCAGGGCGTGTGCGCGGCGCACCGCGAGCCGCTGGCCGCCTTCTGCGGCGAGGACCTCTGCCTGCTGTGCCCCACCTGCGAGCGCTCGGAGCACTGGGCCCACCGGGTGCGGCCGCTGCAGGAGGCAGCCGACGACCTCAAG GGGAGGCTGGAGAAGTCACTGGAGCACCTGCGGAAACAAATGGAGGAAGCGATGCTGTTCCAAGTCCAGGCTGAGGAGACCTGTGCCTTGTGGCAG AAGATGGTGGAGAGCCAGAGGCAGAATGTGCTGGGCGAGTTTGAGAGGCTGCGCCGCCTGTTGGCAGAGGAGGAGCAGCGGCTGCTGCAGAAGCTGgagaaggaggagctggaggtTCTGCCCCGGCTGCGCGAAGGCGCCTCGAGGCTTGGCCAGCAAAGCACGCAGCTGGCAGCCCTCATCGCGGAGCTTGAGAGCCGCTGCCAGCTGCCCGCCTTGGAGTTACTGCAG GACATTAAGGACGCCCTGTGCAG GGTGCAGGATGTGAAGCTGCAGCCTCCAGCAGTGGTGCCCATGGAGCTGAGGACCGTGTGCCGGGTCCCAGGGCTGGTGGAGACCCTGCGGAGGTTCCGAG GGGACATAACCCTGGACCCAGATACTGCCAACCCGGAGCTGGTCTTATCTGAGGACCGGAGGAGTGTACAGCGCAGCGACCAGCGCCAAGCCCTGCCTGACAGCCCGGAGCGTTTTGACCCAGGCCCCTGTGTGCTGGGCCAGGAGCGCATTACCTCTGGCCGCCACTACTGGGAGGTAGAAGTCGGGGACCGCACCAGCTGGGCACTCGGTGTGTGTAAAGAAAACGTCAacaggaaggaaaagggggagCTGTCAGCTGGCAACGGATTCTGGATCCTGGTGTTCCTAGGGAGTTTCTATAATTCCACCGAGCCGGCCTTCTTTCCACTACGAGACCCTCCCAAGCGTGTGGGGATTTTTCTGGACTATGAAGCTGGCCATCTCTCATTCTACAGTGCCACAGATGGGTCACTGCTGTTTATCTTCCCTGAGACCCCCTTCTCAGGTACACTCCGACCCCTCTTCTCACCCTTGTCTAGCAGCCCAACCCCTATGACCATCTGCAGGTTGATAGGCGTACCTGGGGACACCCTTGGTCCCCAGTGA
- the Trim17 gene encoding E3 ubiquitin-protein ligase TRIM17 has product MDAMELARRLQEEATCSICLDYFTDPVMTACGHNFCRECIQMSWDKGKAKKGKKKQKGSFPCPECREMSPQRNLRPNRLLTKVAEMARQHPGLQKQDLCQLHQEPLKLFCQDDQSPICVVCREAQEHRMHRVLPVDEAAKEYKLKLEEDITYLRGEMMKTETLRVKEEQSLTEWQERVKERRERILEEFQKVVLFLVEEERRVLQVLKEEEECTLGRLQDSKTCLDRQSRSLDLLLMQLEERSQQEPLQMLQDVKNILIRKENLSMQYPEVSLPVAIRTICRVPGQIEVLKSFQEDVVPDPSSAYPYLLLYESRQRRYLSPPLESSPPYNKDRFLAYPCAVGQKSFSSGRHYWEVGMNLTGDALWALGVCRDNVSRKDKVPKCPENGFWVVQLSKGKKHLPLLPHTTTPVTLVEPPSHMGIFLDFQAGEVSFYSVNDGSHLHSFSQASFPGPLLPFFCLGSPKSGQMVISTVTMWVKG; this is encoded by the exons ATGGATGCTATGGAACTTGCCAGAAGGTTGCAAGAGGAGGCCACATGTTCCATCTGTCTCGACTACTTCACTGATCCTGTGATGACTGCCTGTGGCCACAACTTCTGCAGAGAATGCATCCAGATGAGCTGGGATAAGGGGAAGgccaagaaagggaagaagaagcagaagggcTCCTTCCCTTGCCCCGAGTGCAGGGAGATGTCCCCTCAGAGGAACCTGAGGCCCAACCGCCTGCTCACAAAGGTGGCTGAGATGGCCCGCCAGCACCCCGGGCTACAGAAGCAAGACCTGTGTCAACTCCACCAAGAGCCCCTCAAGCTGTTCTGCCAGGATGACCAGAGCCCCATTTGTGTGGTCTGCAGGGAGGCCCAGGAGCACCGGATGCACAGGGTGTTGCCTGTGGATGAGGCTGCGAAGGAATATAAG CTGAAGTTGGAGGAGGACATAACGTATCTTCGGGGGGAGATGATGAAGACAGAGACACTTCGTGTCAAGGAGGAACAGAGCTTAACTGAGTGGCAG gagagagtgaaagagcgGAGAGAGCGTATCCTGGAGGAGTTCCAGAAGGTGGTCCTGTTCCTGGTGGAGGAGGAGCGCAGGGTCCTCCAGGtcctgaaggaggaggaagagtgtaCCTTAGGGAGGCTGCAGGACAGCAAGACCTGCCTGGATCGCCAAAGCCGCTCCCTGGACCTGCTCCTGATGCAGCTGGAGGAGCGGAGCCAGCAGGAGCCCCTCCAGATGCTGCAG GATGTGAAGAACATCTTGATCAG GAAGGAGAACCTCAGCATGCAGTACCCAGAGGTGTCCCTCCCCGTGGCTATCAGGACCATatgcagagttccaggacagatagAGGTACTCAAAAGTTTCCAAG AAGATGTGGTGCCGGACCCCAGCTCGGCAtacccttatctcctcctgtaCGAGAGCCGCCAGAGGCGGTACCTGAGCCCACCGCTAGAGAGCAGCCCGCCGTACAACAAGGACCGGTTCCTGGCCTACCCCTGCGCTGTGGGGCAGAAGAGCTTTTCCTCTGGAAGGCATTACTGGGAAGTGGGCATGAATCTCACTGGGGATGCACTTTGGGCCTTGGGCGTGTGCAGGGACAACGTGAGCCGGAAGGACAAGGTGCCCAAGTGCCCGGAAAATGGTTTCTGGGTAGTGCAGCTGTCCAAGGGGAAGAAGCACTTGCCGCTGTTACCCCACACCACCACTCCAGTCACGCTGGTCGAACCCCCCAGCCACATGGGCATCTTCCTGGACTTCCAGGCTGGGGAGGTGTCCTTCTACAGTGTGAATGACGGCTCCCACTTGCACAGCTTCTCCCAGGCTTCCTTCCCTGGGCCACTGCTGCCGTTTTTCTGCCTGGGCTCTCCAAAGTCGGGTCAAATGGTTATCTCCACAGTGACCATGTGGGTGAAAGGATAG
- the H3-4 gene encoding histone H3.1t, which translates to MARTKQTARKSTGGKAPRKQLATKVARKSAPATGGVKKPHRYHPGTVALREIRRYQKSTELLIRKLPFQRLVREIAQDFKTDLRFQSSAVMALQEACESYLVGLFEDTNLCAIHAKRVTIMPKDIQLARRIRGERA; encoded by the coding sequence ATGGCTCGCACCAAGCAGACAGCGCGGAAGTCAACAGGCGGCAAGGCGCCGCGGAAGCAGCTAGCCACCAAGGTGGCGCGCAAGAGTGCGCCGGCCACGGGGGGCGTGAAGAAGCCGCACCGCTACCATCCGGGCACCGTGGCGCTGCGCGAGATCCGGCGCTACCAGAAGTCCACCGAGCTGCTGATCCGCAAGCTGCCCTTCCAGCGCCTGGTGCGCGAGATCGCGCAGGACTTCAAGACAGACCTGCGCTTCCAGAGCTCCGCGGTGATGGCGCTGCAGGAGGCCTGCGAGTCCTACCTCGTGGGCCTCTTCGAGGACACCAACCTGTGCGCCATCCACGCCAAGCGCGTCACCATCATGCCCAAGGACATCCAGCTGGCCCGTCGCATTCGCGGAGAGCGCGCGTAG